The following proteins are encoded in a genomic region of Hydra vulgaris chromosome 05, alternate assembly HydraT2T_AEP:
- the LOC136080500 gene encoding uncharacterized protein LOC136080500 produces the protein MKKENENMAKISKEDVKAAIDASPYPCIIHFDGKTLFELNKGKMLKRDRMAVLVNINGQTYLLGVPPLASSTGEDQFLGVMNLIKEYQLTSKTRGICFDTTSSNTGTNKGSVSRISQELDKYLLQIACRHYVTELRMLHFWKLVTNEETSRPDNPLFKKLKNIFEEPNFNYNSVLLLRFDWNKVKSSFLEKAAMKSLTFCKAYVSKPGIIRDDKSELAELVVMYLSPITYKVRKTGAIHHARFLGKTIYYLKLRLLSNQLTFVQENDKLKIEIKLITEFIVCFYAKWYLQSEDVIKAPFLDITAIHQMHLYKKVCTNLISVDAVLESQYKHCWYLDSTMIPLALQDDELASEEKAKIASAILSFDMPSSDYHKPENKVKQDIKEIYKMNTKIGKKPPSLSALVDVFSYLIFDMIGFDKQRVQD, from the coding sequence atgaaaaaagaaaatgaaaacatggcaaaaatttcaaaagaagaTGTTAAAGCAGCCATAGACGCATCTCCATATCCATGTATAATTCATTTTGATGGGAAGACCTTGTTTGAGCTAAACAAAGGAAAAATGTTAAAGAGGGATAGAATGGCTGTTTTAGTTAACATTAATGGACAGACTTACCTACTTGGAGTACCTCCACTAGCGTCATCCACTGGTGAAGATCAGTTCTTAGGTGTAATGAACTTAATTAAGGAGTATCAACTTACGTCAAAAACTAGAGGTATATGCTTTGATACAACATCATCCAACACTGGGACGAATAAAGGATCAGTTTCCAGAATATCTCAAGAACTGGATAAGTATCTCCTCCAAATAGCATGTAGGCATTATGTGACTGAATTAAGAATGCTTCACTTTTGGAAATTAGTGACCAATGAAGAAACTAGTAGACCTGATAATCCTCTTTtcaaaaagcttaaaaatatttttgaagaacctAATTTTAACTATAATTCAGTTCTACTGTTACGGTTTGATTGGAATAAGGTTAAAAGCAGTTTTTTAGAAAAGGCAGCTATGAAGTCATTAACATTTTGCAAAGCATATGTTAGTAAACCAGGTATTATAAGAGATGATAAAAGTGAGCTTGCAGAATTAGTTGTCATGTACTTATCCCCTATAACatataaagtaagaaaaacTGGTGCTATTCATCATGCAAGATTTTtaggaaaaacaatttattatttaaagcttCGGCTTTTATCCAATCAACTTACGTTTGTTCAGGAAAATGATAAACTGAAAATTGAAATTAAGCTTATTACagaatttattgtttgtttttatgcaAAATGGTATCTACAATCTGAGGATGTCATCAAAGCTCCTTTTCTTGACATTACAGCCATACATCAAATGCATCTGTACAAGAAGGTATGTACAAACCTTATATCTGTCGATGCTGTATTAGAGTCTCAGTATAAACACTGTTGGTATTTGGATTCAACAATGATACCTTTAGCTTTGCAAGATGACGAGTTAGCATCAGAGGAGAAGGCAAAAATTGCATCAGCAATTCTGTCATTTGATATGCCTAGCTCTGACTATCATAAGCCTGAGAATAAAGTAAAGCAAGATATCaaggaaatttataaaatgaatacaAAAATTGGGAAAAAACCACCATCCTTGTCTGCCTTGGTTGATGTTTTTTCTTACCTGATTTTTGACATGATTGGGTTTGATAAGCAACGAGTTCAAGACTAG
- the LOC136071815 gene encoding D-2-hydroxyglutarate dehydrogenase, mitochondrial-like isoform X2: protein MSKVLLRPKTTEEVSNIVKYCNQRTLALCPQGGNTGLVGGSVPVFDEIILSFSLMNQVNSIDPVSGTVVCQSGIVLEKLDNYLYEHGLMVPLDLGAKGSCFIGGNVSTNAGGLRFLRYGSLHSSVLGVEAVLADGTILDCLSTLKKDNTGYDLKQLFIGSEGTLGLVTGVSLACPPRPKSVNLALLGINSFEEIQNVYLAAKSMLGEILSAFEFFDQSCALSVHENLKLRIPIPEFPFYVLVETSGSNFEHDTEKLNTFLDYIMDKKIVLDGTLATEPSKIKELWEIRENIAVALLLDGDGCFKYDISLPVNSLYNIVNILKEKFSNRTKRIVGYGHFGDGNLHLNVVAPTYDKELLSQIEPIIFEYTALHKGSISAEHGIGFKKSKHMHYSRSNGAITLMRNLKNLMDPKGILNPYKVIPKL, encoded by the exons ATGAGTAAAGTATTATTAAGACCAAAAACAACTGAGGAGGtttcaaatattgttaaatactGCAATCAACGCAC GCTGGCATTGTGTCCCCAGGGTGGAAACACAGGACttgttg gTGGAAGTGTCCCTGTCTTTGATGAAATCATCTTGTCTTTTTCTCTCATGAACCAAGTCAATAGTATTGATCCTGTTtcag gtaCTGTTGTGTGTCAATCTGGTATAGTTCTGGAAAAATTAGATAACTATTTGTATGAGCATGGACTAATGGTCCCTTTAGATCTTGGTGCAAAAGGAAG cTGTTTCATTGGTGGCAATGTTTCTACAAATGCAGGTGGGCTTCGCTTTTTGAGATATGGGTCTTTGCACTCCTCCGTTCTTGGTGTTGAAGCT gTGTTGGCTGATGGCACAATTTTAGATTGTTTATCAACCCTCAAAAAAGATAATACCG gaTATGATCTTAAGCAGTTGTTTATTGGATCTGAGGGTACGTTAGGATTAGTTACTGGTGTCTCGTTAGCTTGTCCACCCAGACCAAAG tctgTTAATCTTGCCTTGTTGGGTATTAATTCTTTTgaagaaattcaaaatgtttatctaGCTGCCAAGTCAATGTTGGGAGAAATACTTTCAG cttttgaattttttgatcaaTCGTGTGCATTATCTGTCCATGAAAATTTGAAGTTAAGAATTCCAATACCAGAATTTCCATTTTATGTTCTCGTGGAAACATCAGGTTCTAATTTTGAACATGATACAGAG aaattaaatacatttttggattatataatggataaaaaaattgttttagatgGAACGTTAGCCACTGAACCTTCTAAG ATTAAAGAGTTGTGGGAGATACGTGAAAATATTGCTGTAGCTTTACTTCTTGATGGAGATGGTTGTTTTAAG tatGATATATCTCTTCCAGTGAATTCATTatacaatattgtaaatatacttaaagaaaaattttcaaatcgtACAAAGAGAATAGTTGGATATGGTCATTTTGGAGATG gAAATCTCCATTTAAATGTTGTGGCGCCTACTTATGACAAAGAGTTATTGTCACAAATTGAACCTATCATTTTTGAATACACag CTTTACACAAAGGAAGTATCAGTGCAGAACACGGAATTGGGTTTAAAAAGTCAAAGCACATGCATTATTCACGATCAAATGGTGCAATAACATTAATGcgtaacttaaaaaacttaatggaTCCAAAA gGAATTCTTAATCCATATAAAGTGATTCCAAAATTATGA